The genomic stretch ccggacattgcgttcgtcaTGGGCTACGTCAgttgcttcatggaggatcctagagaggatcactgggctacggtgaagcggctactgcgctacatcaaggggacggtggatcatgggatcatcttcccaaagacaggcgggagtaggctgcagctcactgtgttcagcgatgcagacatggcggtggACATcaacggacgacggagcacctctggcgtgctcgtcttcctcgggtcggcccaaatctcatggctgtcgctgaaacaaaaggtggtggcgctatctacgtgcgaggcagagtacgtagcgacggccacagcggcgtgccaagttgtgtggctgcgccggctgctgggcgatctgaccggcgtggaagctcacccaccagcacttatggtggacaaccagcctgccatcgccctcgcgaagaatccggttctgcatgaccagagcaaacacatcgacgtgaagttccacttcctcaggaactgtgtcgatggagggcagatcgtcatcgagttcgtcgaaactggtcggcaactcgcggacgtcctcaccaagccgctcggacgtcttcgactcacgaagctgaaggagattatcggcatggagggggtacaagggataacAGTAggtttaggggaagaattgttagaataaactactgctttccttgtgtgaacacaacaAGGAAAGGCGGCGCCAAAAGGCCCCCTGCTATGATACTGTAgctgctgcaggtgcaggcgtcgcacggctcacctgcagcactgtagccacatgcagaggctggcgcagagtcagccctgtatgttatctagttactgttacagcatgtgcactgtactaggattagatggatacagttgtataaatagactaccacgacaacttagtaaagagagttcagatttgccatcttacAAATAGGGCTTTgatcaacgctggtgtcttgtattgtgcgtgcatGCTCTGTTTTCCCttcttcctctagctccagcCATAGCGTGTGGGGACAGACAACGCCTGTTCGTGGTTgccacggctagtgggtgctcggcaacactagcgggtgctcggcaagactggtaagtgattcactcacctgagccggtgatcctgtggaccaacatctattattattattattattattattattattattattattattattattgttattattattgttattgttgttattattattattattattattattattattattattattgttattgttattgttgttgttattgttattgttattgttattgttattgttattgttattattgttattattattgttattattattgttattattattgttattattattattattattattattattaaacaCCACATGTCAAGAATATATATAATGTGCATGCATGTCTTGTCTTCCACTGCATCTGCATGCAGTGAGGTCGTCAAGGGCTTAGTCTTCAGGAAGAATGTGGCTCATAAGCACATGCCCACCAAGTGTCACAATCCCAGGCTGCTGCTGCTTAGCGGAGTCCTCGGCCATTCCCATGTTGGCTTCTCATCATTCAGTTCCATAGAGCAGGAGAAAGACCATCTAGACAAGTCTGTCAGCAAAATGATGGAGATTTGCCGCCCAAATGTCATCATGGTCGAGAAAACGGTTTCACGCGACATACAGGAGCTTCTTCTCAAGGAAGGAGTCACTCTAGTGCTTGACATGAAGCTCAGCCGGCTGCAGAGGGTTGCTCTCTGTTCCGGCGCTCCCATACTCTCGTTTTCGGAGGTTCTCAGCAAGCCAAAGCTGAAGCAGTGTGACTACTTCCACATTGAAAAAGTGACGGAGGAGCACAACCTTACCTGCAGCACTGGAGTTGGAAAGAGGCCATCTAAAACATTAATGTTCCTGGAAGGCTTTCAGAAGCCATTGGGATGCACGGTAGGTCTGCTACTTCCTTTCTAATTAATCATACTAAGATTCATGCATGATCATACCTTTCACAGCCCACCACTGATGCTGCATTATACTAAGACAAGATCCATGCATGAGCATGGGCATACCTTTCTAATGAAATCTCTGCTTTATGTATATGTTCACAGCAGAATATATACCTGCCTTGACAGCAGGATGCGTTTTTCTTCTTTATAATTTGACACGCTTTTGCTTCTTTTAAAATAAAGCACTGTCATGCATGATTCTGGCCTAGCTTACACGCATATAGATTAAGACTAATTGATGAACCACTATAATCTATACTATAATGAGATACTAGCAGGAATTAATGATGTAGCTGCATCGAGAAGTATGAAAGTACATAGATGGAATAGATGTCTTCTTCCCTTCTTTGTGCTGACAACACCAAGTGCTAATTTTGTGCAATTATTATAAATCATTAGTAAATTAACAGCTCACTGTGAATGATAGACAATGGTGATTCTTTTCGTCATGCAGATATTGCTAAGGGGAGCAAATACTGAAGAACTGAAGAAAATCAAGCAAGTCATGAACTACACAGTGTTTGCAGCATACCGCCTCGTTCTTGAGACGTCCTTCTTCGAAGATCAGAGACTAATCTTGAACAATAAGAATTCTTCCAAAGAAGTTTCTGTCACTAGGAAGGCGGGACCATCGCCACTAGGATCAGTACAGGAATCTACTGATGGGGTGCCAGTTACCATTTCTTCTACAAATTTCAATGCTCTAAATCCACTCGAGAAGAACTTCCCTAATGAGCTCCAAGAGGGTTCAGTAATCTATTATGATTCTAATCAAGCACTCCCTTCTGAAGGACTAGCATCAGCAGTCCCAGAATCACCGAGAAGATTCATTGATATATTCCATTATCATAACATTTATTTACCGGTCACTGCTTCTCAAGAGGCAACTGATCATCAGATAGAAGACAGGCCTCAATACAATGAAGGCATGGCAAGTAACGGTATCCATGTCAGCCCAAACGTTGGAGTACCAATTGGTTCTGGTGAGAATGTGGATCATTTAAGGGATCCCCGGGAACAAGCATCCTCTGAAACCAATCAACAAATGACATTGGATGACACTTCGGTTAGTGAAAAACATGAGCAGTCATTGGAAAATATTAAACACAGCACCAGTTACAATAACGGAGACAAGACATCTGATATAGATGAGGTGGATGATGTCTTGGAGTCTCAGAGCATACTTATTTTGCTGTCCAGCCAGTGTATCACAAAGCAGGTTATCTGCGAGCAGAGCCGTCTATCCCGTATAAGATACTATGGAAATTTTGATGTTTCCTTAGGACGCTATTTGCAAGACATTTTGCAGAAGCAGGTAACATTGTTATCATTCTAGTTATGTTTACCGATCTACTTCTGTCAGCTGAATATGAATTCGATACCTCCAAGCAAATGAATTCGATACCTCCAAGCAAATGACTTCTTGCTTCCATTCTTTTTGGCTGATACAGAACCTTGCCAAGTCAATTTGAAGAATATGCTCACGACTCATGATTGTGTCTTTTTCGCAGAACCTCAGCTGTTCCTCATGTGGAGAGCCTCCAGAAGCTCACATGTATTCCTACACTCACCGCAACGGGAATCTGACTGTTCTTGTGAAGCGCTTGCTGCCTAAATATCGTTTACCTGGTGAATCAGTAGGAAAGATTTGGATGTGGACTAGATGTCTAAGATGTGAACATGAAAATGGGATCTCCAGATCATCACGAAGGGTGATAATGTCAACTGAAGCACACTACCTTTCATTTGGGAAGTTCCTTGAACTCAGTTTTTCAAGCCACTCAACTGCTAGAAGGCTGTCAATATGCGGGCATTCACTCAATAGGGATTGTCTGCGCTTTTTTGGGTAAGCTCAAGAGTCAAGAACCTTATAACATCAGCTGCATATGATTTCATAAATTATTTTGCTTCCATTGTATATTGGACTGAACCTTTTCTATTCATTTATTTGGGATCTGTCAACTTCAGGTTGGGCTCCAAAGTAGCAATGTTCCAGTATTCCTCGGTCGAAATTTACAATGCCTGCAAACCACAGACTACTCTTGAGTTTCACAATCCCAATATGCATGACTGGTACGGGCAAGAGGTAAGAAATGTATGTATCATTCTCAATTGTCGTTTCCATCTCATGCTTCGTTTGTGAACATCCATAGTGGAGCCTAATGCCTCTGCTGCACTTCTTTAAGGTTCTTGCTACAGGAGTTACACTTTTCTCTGAAGTCACAGGCGTACTACAGAAGCTGAAGGATCAATTTCCTGAGCTGGCAATCTATTGTGGTGCCTTCTTTCCTGTTAAAGACTTTTCTCAACTTGAAGAGATGTTGATTAAAGAGAAGGCTGAGTTCATGGTAAAAATTCCCGTCCTCTTTTAGATGAACCTTCCATCGGTCGCACTGATTAATGTACTCTGCATTTCTGGTAATCATTATTTCATGGCTTATCTTTATCATCATCCAGGATTCTCTAGAAAAGGTTGTTGATCGAAATAGGGAATCAAGCTCTGTGGATGATATCCTTAATGTAAATTGGCTCTATCAGGATCTTCTGCTGGAACTTTATGTGTGGGACCACCGGCTGCATCAACTTCTAGACTGTACATCTGCTGAAAATGCAATAGTCGGAAATGGCATCGCGGAAACCTCTGAATTTACAGGTGACCAAACTGCAGTAGTTGCTCAAGCAGGCGGGATCGGTGAGCGCATGAGCAGCAAAGCATCCTTTGAGAATAGATGTATCGAGCCAGAGAAGTTCAGTGAACCAGGGACGTACAGACATGCATCAACCTtgcttgatgatgcatggaaTAAGCATTACAATGATCAGCATAGCACAAAAGTGCCATCTTCCGGGACCTCAAATTGCTTGGGCGTTCAGAGCAATATTCCGCAACGGTGTGACGGGGAAAAATGGGTTTGGAACCCACTGAATGAGTCCAGATTGGCTTACAGGCAGGAAGTGAAAGCTGGATGTTTGGAAAGGTTTCAAGTCGTTAACCACTACTGTCCAACTCATTTAGCCCCCTTGCACAAACACAGACAATCTGCCGAGGAGATAAGCTCTCCACAGTTCACAGTAGGTCCAGGTGGCAGTATCCTGTGTGTATCAGAGGATGAGATATCCAGTATAATATCCCGAGCTCTTGCTATATCTGAGGAACGTCGCCACTTACTGATGGATGCTATCGCTGAGACTGAAACAGCAGATATCAGGGGTAGAGAGTATGCTAAAACAATAGAGAAGTCTTACAGCTCGGTATCTGAAAGTTCCTCTGCTTCTTTGTCCTGGTCGTTGTCTTTTGGATCTTCAGATTCTGAGGCAAGCATTTCATCTGACGACCTCTCCAGCTATGATAGCTCACTTCTATCATCCTCTCTCCATCCAGAAATATCTGTCAACGGGAGAATAGCTCTCAAAGGGAAGTACTCAGTCATCTGTGTACACTCTAACCAGTTCTACAACCTCCGAAAGAAATGCTGCCCATCGGAGCTTGCATATATTACTTCCTTGAGCCGTTGCAAGAAGTGGGATGCTCAAGGCGGAAAGAGTAAGGCATTCTTTGCAAAAACAATGGATGACAGGCTCATCATAAAGCAAATAAAGAAGACAGAGTTTGAGTCCTTCATCAAATTTGCGCCTGGTTTCTTCAAACATGTCAACCATTCTCTGGACACGGGAAGCCAAACTTGCCTTGCCAAAATCTTAGGAATCTATCAGGTAGTTATTTCAAATGGTTGTTGCAGGACTTCCTCCTTCCCACTGCTGTCTTACTTTATTAAACCGTGAGCATCATGTTTTGTTTCAGGTCAAGCAAATAAGACATGGCAAGGAGATTAAGATGGATCTGATGGTGATGGAAAACATCCTGTTTGGACACAATGTGTCGCGGACATATGATCTGAAAGGCGCCATATTTTCGCGATATGTCTCCGACTCAAATGACCATGGCACCGTCTACTTGGACCAAAACTTTGTGGATGACATGCGTGTTTCTCCAATCTATATTGGTGGAAGAGCAAAGCATCTCTTGGAGCGGGCAATCTGGAATGATACGTCCTTTCTCACAGTATGTATGACTTCCATTTGTGCTGCCATATCATAATTCATAGATAGATGGAATTGAAGACGTGCTCACAATCACAAAAAAACCTGTGCTTGCAGTCGATCAATGTTATGGACTACTCTTTGCTGGTTGGAGTGGACAGGCAGAAGCATGAGCTCGTATTCGGCATCATCGACTACCTGAGGCAGTATACATGGGACAAGCAGCTGGAGACAATGGTGAAAGCGTCCCTGGTGGTGCCCAGGAATGAATCGCCAACAGTGATTTCCCCCAGGGATTACAAGAAGAGGTTCAGGAAGTTCATGAGCAAGCACTTCCTGACCGTTCCAGATGACTGGAGCACGGAGAATCTGCCGTCGGTGGCCTGCGAGTCCTGTGCCCACGCCGGCAACACCACCAAGTTGCCGGGACTGATCGATGAGAAACCTCAGCATCCAAGCCCAATCCTGGCGTGCGCTTAATTCTCTTCACATCAAAAACCAATTTCTTCTGCCTCATTCTCGAAGGTTGTACATACATAGCAGAAGCTGTCAAAGTTTCCAGCTTATAGATTAGGCAAAAATTGAATGTGCTGACTGCTGAGGTCAACGACCACAATGCATGTCTATCTGTTTATCTAGGAGTGCCGGACCGGGCAACATTGACTCTAGGCGCCTGGCTTTATTCCTTGCATGACAGCATATCGTTCGCAGCCATGGGCCATGGCAACGTTGCACGCAACTTTGGAAAATGCTGTAGCATCTGGCACGCCATCACCCATCAGAGCACGCTGCAGCTTTCGAGCAGAGCACACGCTAAATTCCCAGGTCAGCAGTCCAGTATGTAGGATAAGCATAGACACCACAGCAAATCAACCTTCCTAATAACGAATTGAATTCTGATACTGGAGATTAATATCACAAATGGAAGGAGGAAACGATGCTATAAGAAGTTCCAATTTACTTGTCTCTGACCAACCTCACCACACACACATGAGTACATATATAATTCTCTCTTCAAGAAGTGAAGAAACTACTGCGAGCCCTAGCTTATGCAGAGCCTTGAACCCAGCACTATGTCACCGCTGTCAGTCTTCTCTGGGCATACCATCTGTTTGTATTGTACCTCTTCCACTGCAGAAATGCTAACTTGCTAAACCTTTTCTTGCTTGTCGTCCACAAGGGGAAGCATCTCCATCTGATTTCTTGACAGGTTCGCGTGCGCTGTTCCTGGACTCCCTGGGGCTGCAGCCTGCCGTTGCGAGATCAGATGCCTCACGTAGCCATAGAAAGTGCAACCAACCAGGGTGATTCCACATCCAATTGCATTCATCGCAGAGATTGGATTCCGGAAGATCAACCATGACACTAACACTGCCACCGCGACCTACAGAAGCATGCCCATTAAGATGTCAATGTCGAGCAGAGGGAGTAGGGAGAAGAACATGGCCCAGAATATAGTCATGCCTTACTTTGAGGTTGCCAGCAACGTTGAAAGTCACTGCTGTTGTTGAATGGATGACGTAGAAGATGGAGAAGTTAAGGCAAAACGCAAGCACCCCTGAACCTAGGATGATAATCAGCGCAGAAACGATTGAATCATGTGTGTAGAACCAGTTGATTACACCGCCTCCTTCAAGCAACATTGCTGGTAGAGCCAGTATCATGGTGGCAAAGGGTGCCATGTAGTACACCGTGTTAATGCTGCAGAAAATAGAATAAATCATCTTACTACAGTAAATAATTAGCAGTTCCAACCTCCATTGAGCAGGAAAAATGGTCTCGAAGAACAGATTGATTTCGGAAGAAGATGAAATGTTTTTAACATTGTTATTGGCAGAGCACACAGCTGCTAATAAATAAGCACCAGGGCACCATAGCATAAGACAAGTGTGTACCTGTCAAATTTGTATCCATGGAGCAGGGACTCTGCCAAGATGGTCTTTGTAGATGTAGCCAGGCAGCCAACCATGGCAGCACAAAAACCAAAAATATTGAAGCTAAGCTCTGTCACCGAGGTCAGGAGTATTCCCCCGACTATGGGGACCAGCGAAGCCCATATGCGCCACTCAAAATGCTTATTCCAGACTAGCCACTGCAGAATAACTGCATGGCATGAAACCAGCGTATCATCTTCTCTTCTCATACCACAGCAAGGTAACAAGTGGAAGATTGAACGACCAGCGAGGGTAGCATAATCAAGGTACCTGTGGTTGCAGGAGTGAAAGATTTGATCGTCTGCATGAAGGAGACTGGAATGTAGCGCAGGCTCACATTTCCCAGCACAATGTTTATACAGAAGACGAACGACATTGGGAATATCCGTTTCCAGCGGTCCTCCGGTTCAACTTCAATTAGCGGTTTCGCCTTAAGCACATGGATTGCGATGTAGGCTCCGATTGAAGAGCAGATGAAGTGGACACAGGACACGCTGAGAGGAAACTTGAAATCCAGTTTCTGCAGAGAAGAGCATCTTATATCAAGGGCACAACTTTTGATAGAGGGAGGTTACCACCCACCACCCACCACTCATAAGATGATAGACAGTTGGCTTGCACAGTGAATGGACTGCATTAGTGTAGGCAGTATATGGAAGAAAGGGAGCACGAGGAGCAACTTGGAAAGTCACTGCAATAACCTCCTATTACATGTCTATCACTACCCAATTTTTTACCCAAACATACAAAAGAGAGATTGCTGAATGCATACGAGCAGCAACTCTCCTGGACTAGACAGTAAAATCGAGATAAAACACGGTGTGACTAGGCTGCTGAACCCTGCTTGACTAAGCACCAAAGTAATAAACTAGTAGAGTACTAATAATCCAAGCCCCAATGGCCAAGTCCATTTGACCCTGTCTGTTTCCCACCCAAACTAATCTGGGAGAGGGCGGGGAACCGCAAATAATGAAATGGTAAGCTGTATGGACGAATTCAGTTAGATATTGGAAAGTAGAAGAGTCGTTCTCCTACAAGGCTACAACTAGAATGGGCGGCAGCAGGGCAGTAGAAGCATCTGGCATCCAGATCCGCGGCGGGGGATGGAAGATGGATGGGGAAGCTAGAATCCATAGAATGCGGGTGGGAAGGAGGAAACCTGGAAGATccacttgttcatgatgatgacggTGACGTTGAAGCCCCACCACTGGAGGATGGCGAGCACCGCGCGCAGGGTGCCCAGGCTGGCCGGCGCCTTGCCGCCGTCCTCCATCTCTTCCACAACTAGTGTATTGTGGACGAGAAAGACGAGATGGCGGGATGGAGCAAGCTGCTCGTCGGCGTCGGCCACGGCCCGGAGAGTAGGCCTCGCCTCGCCTCACCTCATCGTCATGGTGGGTCGGTCGGtggaaggggaggaggaggaatgggtaaggaaggaaggaaggggaaGGCAGCAGGCAAGGCAGGCCACGCCAGGTCTAGTCTAGTCAGTGTAGGCAGGCAGGCGGGCCAGTTTGGTTgctgaaaaatttggcaaaactcTACTGTACtgtttttgttgttatttaataattaatgtctaatcataatctaattagccttaaaagattcgtctcgtggatttcgtctaaactgtataattagttttattttttatttatatttaatgtttcatgtatgcgtccaaaaattcgatgtgatgaaaaatcttaaaaaatttagcattttgggagggaactaaacaggACCTGAGTGAGAGAGATCGGAAATCTTGGACTTGAAAATTCCTTGGACCAGTCAACTGCAAACATTTTTttgctttctttttctttgttttttttttgtttggttagcGCCCCTGTTGTTGCTGGAATTGCGGCCTAATGTTGTACTATCTTTCACAAGTGTTTTCTTTTTCCTCTTTATAATGACCCACGTACTCCCTCCATCTTTTAACGTAAATTTCCTTTGTTTGATGAATCAATCAATTAATCTTAagtttaattgatatatatagatCGATAGATGACTAATTACATTTGTGAATCACTAGATTAATCATAAAATACATTTTTTATGATAAAACTATTTGTAGATACAAATAACTATTCTCaaaattttatttaaaaaaaaaactttctcgAATTCTTTTGGATAAACAATTTCAAAAAGTGTTTTAAAACTTTTATGCATAAGTTGACAAAATTCTCTATCTTTTCCTCCGCTTTTTTGAAGGGGGCAGGGGGCAGGGAACACGGAATAAAAGGTTCTACCATCTACATTTTCTAGTAGAGAAGCACCCACATGTATATGTAATGTAACAGAAGTCGGCAGAGATCAGGCACGCCTGCGCATGGACTGCATGTCTTGCGATGTGACCAGTTAGAATCGCTTAACAAGATAGTAACAGCAAGCGCGCACACTCAAATCTCCAAATTAATTGTACACACGTTTCAAATGCAACTCAACAAGGACCTCCCACCCTTTTCAAATGGAACTCAACAAGGGCCTCCCACCCTTTTCAAATGCACACGCACCCCTCCTCGGTTGCCTATATGGCTATATCTCGTCGTCTTCAAATGGGTCTCTCTCCGGGAAGTCCCCAACCTGCGAAAAAGAAAACGAGAAAAAAAACTGTTGAGAAACATTttcgtactccctccattccaaattgtaagtcgtccTTACTTTTCTACATACATggcttttactatatatctagataatAATGTATATCTAGTCGCGTAGCAAAAACTACATATCTAAAGAAACTAGAAcggcttacaatttggaatggatggagtattaaagaaagagagagagagagagagacagaggaaaGAATCCCATACAAGGCAACCTCTTAGCTCATCTAGGAGATAATAATGGTTGCAAAAACACACACCAGAAATCGCCTGTTATACTATTACAACGACCCATACAGAGCAAAGGCTCTGCCACGGTTAACTGTTTCATCCTTATCAATAGGCAACCCAACTCGAAAAGGTTATGTCACAAAGAAACATGCTCACAATTGTTCCTTTAGAAAAACTCAATACCTTACAATGCAAACACTCACTCATGTCACATGACCCGCTACTACAAAAAGGTTGTGTTACTCCTCATGTTCCCAAACGATATTTGAAGAAACACTAGGCGCCTCTAAATTTCAGCAATCCGCTGCAGAGATAACGTCTAACCAAAACTCGCTCCAAAGTACACAAGGTAAAGAGCTAGGAATCTAGCAACGAAAATACCTTTACTTACCTTTACTTTTTCTGGCCTCACAATTGCCCCATGACCTTGAGGGCACTCAAAGAAGCGAATGCCTTTCACCCTGCAGTATCCACGAAGCACAAGGAAATGTTATCAAGAGCTACTGCCATTTATTAATGAAAATAGCAGGTTACCCATCACAAAATCAAGGGATATGACATAAGCAGCAATTAGCATtacataacaacaacaacaacaacatagcttttcagtcccaagcaagttggggtaggctagagttgaaacccaccaagagccccaagtcacggtttaggcacttcaatagctgctttccaagtactcctattcaaacatagatctctaggtatatcccaagctttcaaatatctttttattgcctccccccatgtcaatttcggtcttcctctacctctcctcatattattagcttggcttaggactccacaatgcactagcATTACATAACAAAAATGACTAATAACAAAATCTACACAAAAGCTtatcattttctatttttcatagtTTAGGACTCAACATACATGCCATCATGTTTTCCAAGTGGCTCATCATATTGCAGTCCAACCCAGAATCCACGTCCAAGGGCTTCAGCTCTACCAACAAATTTTACAGTGCCCCTCTTGGCACCAGGCTCGACTTCACATCTATCTCCCACCTGTGACACACTTGTTAGATCACTTGCTGCAGTTGGCAACAATGGTCCATGAAGAGTACCAGTTTAAAATCAATCCTAAGGATGTTCACATATTCCTTGGGGAAAAAAGGTTCAGTGGGAAGAGGAAAGTGACATCAGGCAATGAAAGAGGTTAGCATGCTGATTTGGTAATATATTGTTAGCTCAAATTAGGCTATTTGTAATTATAGCAAGGATGGTAATTGGTACATATATATCGTGATTGTGCCAGCCACTAAAGATGTAATTGAAAGGAGGTTCTGACAGGGTGTGTCTTTGGTTGCTAAATCATCAGCACTAAAAATCTGACACTGATTTTGGACCATTTGCCGGTCTTAGTGCAACTTAATGGAATGCACATGGGAAGAACCAAAGTAACTGACCTTGATTTTGGAGCACAGATCCTCCATATGCTTTTCTGATTGCTGAAGAAATAGAGTAAGTGAGATGAAAAATGAAAGAAGACGGTCCAAAACTTCAGTAAGCAGTAATTTACTTCTTTATCCTCTGACGGAGAGTTCTTCGGGACCATATTTTCTTTGAATTTTCGAAAGTTAGCTGTCACCAGAATCATAAAATTAGCATTGGGCCTAATGCACTGCAAGTTGCAAACAGACATATCCAAAAGCATACATTGACTGGGAAAGAAAAAGGGAATGAATAGCCGGGGAACTTAAACTTACTGTCGAGCTTATCGTATGCTTCATCGGACATTTTGTACTTGTCGACAAGGGAAGTGTCTTCCAACCAGCCACCCGAGGTGAGTGAGGAAGGATCGAGATCAACAACATGGATCCGGTAGCCGTTGTAGGGGGCGTAGGCCGCGAGGGGCGCGGCGTCGTCATCGAGGTCGGCGATCTTGGCGCCGGTGTCGTCGCGGAGCTGGAGACGCATGGAGGCGACGGCGGTGCCGGTCTTGCGCCAGAGCTTGTCCTTGAGCGCCTCGACGGTGGTCTGCGATCCGATGCAATTAGCAGAGCAGAGACGATGGAGATCCCGATCCCGGCAAGATGAGAGCCACACCCACCTGTTGGGAGACG from Miscanthus floridulus cultivar M001 unplaced genomic scaffold, ASM1932011v1 os_2339_1_2, whole genome shotgun sequence encodes the following:
- the LOC136534831 gene encoding putative 1-phosphatidylinositol-3-phosphate 5-kinase FAB1D isoform X1 is translated as MSRIYIMCMHVLSSTASACSEVVKGLVFRKNVAHKHMPTKCHNPRLLLLSGVLGHSHVGFSSFSSIEQEKDHLDKSVSKMMEICRPNVIMVEKTVSRDIQELLLKEGVTLVLDMKLSRLQRVALCSGAPILSFSEVLSKPKLKQCDYFHIEKVTEEHNLTCSTGVGKRPSKTLMFLEGFQKPLGCTILLRGANTEELKKIKQVMNYTVFAAYRLVLETSFFEDQRLILNNKNSSKEVSVTRKAGPSPLGSVQESTDGVPVTISSTNFNALNPLEKNFPNELQEGSVIYYDSNQALPSEGLASAVPESPRRFIDIFHYHNIYLPVTASQEATDHQIEDRPQYNEGMASNGIHVSPNVGVPIGSGENVDHLRDPREQASSETNQQMTLDDTSVSEKHEQSLENIKHSTSYNNGDKTSDIDEVDDVLESQSILILLSSQCITKQVICEQSRLSRIRYYGNFDVSLGRYLQDILQKQNLSCSSCGEPPEAHMYSYTHRNGNLTVLVKRLLPKYRLPGESVGKIWMWTRCLRCEHENGISRSSRRVIMSTEAHYLSFGKFLELSFSSHSTARRLSICGHSLNRDCLRFFGLGSKVAMFQYSSVEIYNACKPQTTLEFHNPNMHDWYGQEVRNVLATGVTLFSEVTGVLQKLKDQFPELAIYCGAFFPVKDFSQLEEMLIKEKAEFMDSLEKVVDRNRESSSVDDILNVNWLYQDLLLELYVWDHRLHQLLDCTSAENAIVGNGIAETSEFTGDQTAVVAQAGGIGERMSSKASFENRCIEPEKFSEPGTYRHASTLLDDAWNKHYNDQHSTKVPSSGTSNCLGVQSNIPQRCDGEKWVWNPLNESRLAYRQEVKAGCLERFQVVNHYCPTHLAPLHKHRQSAEEISSPQFTVGPGGSILCVSEDEISSIISRALAISEERRHLLMDAIAETETADIRGREYAKTIEKSYSSVSESSSASLSWSLSFGSSDSEASISSDDLSSYDSSLLSSSLHPEISVNGRIALKGKYSVICVHSNQFYNLRKKCCPSELAYITSLSRCKKWDAQGGKSKAFFAKTMDDRLIIKQIKKTEFESFIKFAPGFFKHVNHSLDTGSQTCLAKILGIYQVKQIRHGKEIKMDLMVMENILFGHNVSRTYDLKGAIFSRYVSDSNDHGTVYLDQNFVDDMRVSPIYIGGRAKHLLERAIWNDTSFLTSINVMDYSLLVGVDRQKHELVFGIIDYLRQYTWDKQLETMVKASLVVPRNESPTVISPRDYKKRFRKFMSKHFLTVPDDWSTENLPSVACESCAHAGNTTKLPGLIDEKPQHPSPILACA
- the LOC136534831 gene encoding putative 1-phosphatidylinositol-3-phosphate 5-kinase FAB1D isoform X2, which translates into the protein MSRIYIMCMHVLSSTASACSEVVKGLVFRKNVAHKHMPTKCHNPRLLLLSGVLGHSHVGFSSFSSIEQEKDHLDKSVSKMMEICRPNVIMVEKTVSRDIQELLLKEGVTLVLDMKLSRLQRVALCSGAPILSFSEVLSKPKLKQCDYFHIEKVTEEHNLTCSTGVGKRPSKTLMFLEGFQKPLGCTILLRGANTEELKKIKQVMNYTVFAAYRLVLETSFFEDQRLILNNKNSSKEVSVTRKAGPSPLGSVQESTDGVPVTISSTNFNALNPLEKNFPNELQEGSVIYYDSNQALPSEGLASAVPESPRRFIDIFHYHNIYLPVTASQEATDHQIEDRPQYNEGMASNGIHVSPNVGVPIGSGENVDHLRDPREQASSETNQQMTLDDTSVSEKHEQSLENIKHSTSYNNGDKTSDIDEVDDVLESQSILILLSSQCITKQVICEQSRLSRIRYYGNFDVSLGRYLQDILQKQNLSCSSCGEPPEAHMYSYTHRNGNLTVLVKRLLPKYRLPGESVGKIWMWTRCLRCEHENGISRSSRRVIMSTEAHYLSFGKFLELSFSSHSTARRLSICGHSLNRDCLRFFGLGSKVAMFQYSSVEIYNACKPQTTLEFHNPNMHDWYGQEVLATGVTLFSEVTGVLQKLKDQFPELAIYCGAFFPVKDFSQLEEMLIKEKAEFMDSLEKVVDRNRESSSVDDILNVNWLYQDLLLELYVWDHRLHQLLDCTSAENAIVGNGIAETSEFTGDQTAVVAQAGGIGERMSSKASFENRCIEPEKFSEPGTYRHASTLLDDAWNKHYNDQHSTKVPSSGTSNCLGVQSNIPQRCDGEKWVWNPLNESRLAYRQEVKAGCLERFQVVNHYCPTHLAPLHKHRQSAEEISSPQFTVGPGGSILCVSEDEISSIISRALAISEERRHLLMDAIAETETADIRGREYAKTIEKSYSSVSESSSASLSWSLSFGSSDSEASISSDDLSSYDSSLLSSSLHPEISVNGRIALKGKYSVICVHSNQFYNLRKKCCPSELAYITSLSRCKKWDAQGGKSKAFFAKTMDDRLIIKQIKKTEFESFIKFAPGFFKHVNHSLDTGSQTCLAKILGIYQVKQIRHGKEIKMDLMVMENILFGHNVSRTYDLKGAIFSRYVSDSNDHGTVYLDQNFVDDMRVSPIYIGGRAKHLLERAIWNDTSFLTSINVMDYSLLVGVDRQKHELVFGIIDYLRQYTWDKQLETMVKASLVVPRNESPTVISPRDYKKRFRKFMSKHFLTVPDDWSTENLPSVACESCAHAGNTTKLPGLIDEKPQHPSPILACA